From Myxococcus stipitatus, the proteins below share one genomic window:
- a CDS encoding Adventurous gliding motility protein K, whose translation MSERNDVPRSPVAAAPPPQAGAPVKTAPTATETLAQSVQTAPAAPSTEDEARERIASLEREARTLSATDGPAAALLFHEVGLLWEEPLKNPRNAAVAFQNAYKLAPRYLVNIRAARRLFADVGNWQMVIQLLDAELAATDDARHQAALLFEKGIVLQERLSRDDDATACLRQCLERRPTDVVVLTQLESVYAARNDAAALVEVYRLLSVTMQQPSLRAHYLTAAGLLLEERLKQREAASALYREAFGLDRSDLQLLAALKRVAEREGRTDELLAALVAEAAALGPQAAPAYLQIAKVYERLGRKDDALAALLAGRRAAPNEPLVLSELASIYETQGRFEELADVLLARVGSLNDESELVATNLRLAALYEEVLKREADAAARYQAIVARIPGHAAALAGLGKLYYRMQNWEGLVSVFDAEVAAAEDAKQKAARMYKAAEILEERLGRQEDAISRYNTCLQLQPGYLPAQKALTRLYERQGRFAELVAMFEQDLLQTSDRDQLITTLNKMAGVYEDRLGDLDHAIECMKRILDLASDHLPTIRNLARLYERAGRYRELLETHDLEASLAGDTKQVLSLLHRNAEILDENLKDRSGAITAYERVLALSPSYLPALKALGRLYAQDGRWEKLVDMYRAESESSTSTDQAAALIYKIGELYEQRLSQENEAIASYQEALMLAPSYFPALRALARIYRAQGAWESLVEVLRSEAANRTDPMERANALFQAAVIWEDSLQRPELAIETYQEVLRLTPGHAATLRALERLFLAQDNMKELVAILDRETQVGGTPMAKVTAYLKLARLYLDRFQEPSRAALCCEAVLGLDAGNLTALTLLERIRASDRPRRAELRQRIAERVNDPRLATALRLSAAVDLDKGPGEGTLEAYKRAFEADPSDARLAFALERSLKQAGDVSGLARLYTLRLTHARDAEEALEMLLRTAELAETRFGDLDRAAALYRQALELHAQCLPALQGTRRVAMRRGDAATARSALEAEARVSKDPRGAIDAFIGAARLAALVQKDIEGAAALYKQALERDPLHPGAQAGLEELLAQRGGSADMAALHERRAEAKLAQKDGPAAATAFVSAARLHHAALGDKARAVALLERALQAQPGNVDALELRAALLLEAQQYAEAAAMLSQRVQQGGDPRTLAQFHLTLGTLYQTQLNDPGRASSHLMMVLATQPRHLEALERLATLHLHGRNWTGAVDCLHKLLQQELPADSRARFTLELARTYDEGLGDAAAATPLYRRALELTPGDPALVDRLVVLYERARNLPELAQMLEAQAQTTAASDPRRAAALRVRVAELYAGPLSEPARATALYRAVVDGDGANLTARAALAGLYARDNSSVPLAIEEHRQILRQDPTRVDSLHALFKLWEAQKQLDKAFCVASILQFLRSANEVEMAFYTEGRSRLSTEPKEGLTSTDVDAVLMHPAARGPLLEVLRAMGDQLEKIYPPNFDIVGVNPKADKLKPDSAVYKAIRAVAQIFGVEEFDAYQARRGLTVLETTEPLSVCIGQDVVRRFNAREQKFLLGRAAMGLLNKGAVLEKLSQGETADLFGNTIRIHAQQFAALGRRNEETVKQLRKAFSRKAIKALEGPALALGDVPKLELAPWLDALDFSSDRAGLLMAGDVSVALGMVLREDPNFAGVRLDTPDPMLQAVREGERLRTLLAWAFTDDFFRLRQRLGLSL comes from the coding sequence ATGAGCGAGCGCAACGATGTCCCGCGGTCCCCCGTCGCCGCGGCCCCTCCTCCGCAGGCTGGAGCGCCCGTGAAGACGGCACCGACCGCCACGGAGACCCTCGCGCAGTCCGTCCAGACGGCCCCCGCCGCGCCCAGCACGGAGGACGAGGCGCGCGAGCGCATCGCCTCGCTCGAGCGCGAGGCGCGCACGCTGAGCGCCACGGACGGCCCCGCCGCCGCCCTGCTCTTCCACGAGGTGGGCCTGCTCTGGGAGGAGCCGCTGAAGAACCCGCGCAACGCGGCGGTGGCGTTCCAGAACGCGTACAAGCTGGCGCCGCGCTACCTGGTCAACATCCGCGCCGCGCGGCGGCTGTTCGCGGACGTGGGCAACTGGCAGATGGTCATCCAGCTGCTCGACGCGGAGCTGGCCGCCACGGATGACGCGCGCCACCAGGCGGCGCTGTTGTTCGAGAAGGGCATCGTCCTCCAGGAGCGCCTGTCGCGCGACGACGACGCGACCGCCTGCCTCCGCCAGTGCCTGGAGCGCCGGCCCACGGACGTGGTGGTGCTCACGCAGCTGGAGTCCGTCTACGCCGCGCGCAACGACGCAGCCGCGCTGGTGGAGGTGTACCGGCTGCTGTCGGTCACCATGCAGCAGCCTTCGCTGCGCGCGCACTACCTCACCGCCGCGGGCCTGCTGCTGGAGGAGCGTCTCAAGCAGCGCGAGGCCGCCTCCGCGCTCTACCGCGAGGCGTTCGGGTTGGACCGGAGCGACCTGCAGCTGCTCGCCGCGCTCAAGCGGGTGGCGGAGCGCGAGGGCCGCACGGACGAGCTGCTCGCGGCCCTGGTCGCGGAGGCCGCCGCGCTGGGCCCCCAGGCCGCGCCCGCGTACCTGCAGATCGCCAAGGTCTACGAGCGGCTGGGCCGCAAGGACGACGCGCTGGCGGCGCTGCTGGCCGGACGCCGGGCGGCCCCGAACGAGCCGCTGGTGCTCAGCGAGCTGGCCAGCATCTACGAGACGCAGGGCCGCTTCGAGGAGCTGGCGGACGTGCTGCTGGCGCGCGTGGGTTCGCTCAACGACGAGAGCGAGCTGGTGGCCACCAACCTGCGGCTGGCCGCGCTCTACGAGGAGGTCCTCAAGCGCGAGGCGGACGCGGCGGCGCGCTACCAGGCCATCGTCGCGCGCATCCCCGGCCACGCGGCGGCGCTCGCGGGCCTGGGCAAGCTGTACTACCGCATGCAGAACTGGGAGGGGCTGGTCTCCGTGTTCGACGCGGAGGTCGCCGCCGCGGAGGACGCCAAGCAGAAGGCCGCGCGCATGTACAAGGCGGCGGAGATCCTCGAGGAGCGGCTGGGACGGCAGGAGGACGCCATCTCCCGCTACAACACCTGCCTCCAGCTGCAGCCGGGCTACCTGCCCGCGCAGAAGGCCCTCACCCGCCTCTACGAGCGCCAGGGCCGCTTCGCGGAGCTGGTGGCCATGTTCGAGCAGGACCTGCTCCAGACGTCGGACCGCGACCAGCTCATCACCACGCTCAACAAGATGGCCGGCGTCTACGAGGACCGGCTGGGCGACCTGGACCACGCCATCGAGTGCATGAAGCGCATCCTCGACCTGGCGTCGGACCACCTGCCCACCATCCGCAACCTGGCGCGGCTGTACGAGCGCGCGGGCCGGTACCGGGAGCTGCTGGAGACGCACGACCTGGAGGCGTCGCTGGCGGGCGACACCAAGCAGGTGCTGTCGCTGCTGCACCGCAACGCGGAGATCCTCGACGAGAACCTGAAGGACCGGTCGGGCGCCATCACCGCCTACGAGCGGGTGCTGGCGCTGTCGCCGTCGTACCTGCCCGCGCTCAAGGCGCTGGGGCGGCTGTACGCGCAGGACGGGCGCTGGGAGAAGCTGGTCGACATGTACCGGGCGGAGTCGGAGAGCTCCACCTCCACCGACCAGGCCGCCGCGCTCATCTACAAGATCGGCGAGCTGTACGAGCAGCGGCTGTCCCAGGAGAACGAGGCCATCGCGTCGTATCAGGAGGCGCTGATGCTGGCGCCCAGCTACTTCCCGGCGCTGCGCGCGCTGGCCCGCATCTACCGGGCGCAGGGCGCGTGGGAGAGCCTGGTGGAGGTGCTGCGCTCGGAGGCCGCCAACCGCACCGACCCCATGGAGCGCGCCAACGCGCTGTTCCAGGCGGCGGTCATCTGGGAGGACTCGCTCCAGCGTCCGGAGCTGGCCATCGAGACCTACCAGGAGGTCCTCCGCCTGACGCCGGGCCACGCCGCCACGCTGCGCGCGCTGGAGCGGCTGTTCCTCGCCCAGGACAACATGAAGGAGCTGGTGGCCATCCTGGACCGGGAGACGCAGGTGGGCGGCACGCCCATGGCCAAGGTGACGGCCTACCTGAAGCTGGCGCGGCTGTACCTCGACCGCTTCCAGGAGCCGTCGCGCGCGGCGCTGTGCTGCGAGGCCGTGCTGGGCCTGGACGCGGGCAACCTCACCGCCCTCACGCTGCTGGAGCGCATCCGCGCGTCGGACCGTCCGCGTCGCGCGGAGCTGCGCCAGCGCATCGCCGAGCGCGTCAACGACCCTCGCCTGGCCACCGCGCTGCGCCTGTCCGCCGCGGTCGACCTGGACAAGGGCCCCGGGGAGGGGACGCTGGAGGCGTACAAGCGCGCCTTCGAGGCGGACCCCAGCGACGCGCGGCTCGCCTTCGCGCTGGAGCGCTCGCTGAAGCAGGCCGGCGACGTGTCGGGCCTGGCGCGGCTGTACACGCTGCGGCTGACGCACGCGCGGGACGCCGAGGAGGCGCTGGAGATGCTGCTGCGCACCGCGGAGCTGGCGGAGACGCGCTTCGGGGACCTCGACCGCGCGGCCGCGCTGTACCGGCAGGCCCTGGAGCTGCATGCCCAGTGCCTGCCCGCGCTGCAGGGCACCCGCCGCGTGGCGATGCGGCGCGGTGACGCGGCGACGGCGCGCTCCGCGCTGGAGGCGGAGGCGCGCGTCAGCAAGGACCCGCGCGGCGCCATCGACGCGTTCATCGGCGCGGCGCGCCTGGCGGCGCTGGTGCAGAAGGACATCGAGGGCGCGGCGGCGCTGTACAAGCAGGCGCTGGAGCGCGACCCGCTGCACCCGGGCGCCCAGGCCGGCCTGGAGGAGCTGCTCGCCCAGCGCGGCGGCTCCGCGGACATGGCGGCGCTGCACGAGCGGCGCGCGGAGGCGAAGCTCGCCCAGAAGGACGGCCCCGCCGCCGCCACCGCGTTCGTGAGCGCGGCCCGGCTGCACCACGCGGCGCTGGGCGACAAGGCGCGCGCCGTGGCGCTGCTGGAGCGGGCGCTGCAGGCCCAACCAGGCAACGTGGACGCGCTGGAGCTGCGCGCCGCGCTCCTGCTGGAGGCGCAGCAGTACGCGGAGGCGGCGGCCATGCTGAGCCAGCGCGTGCAGCAGGGCGGCGACCCGCGCACCCTGGCCCAGTTCCACCTGACGCTCGGCACGCTGTACCAGACGCAGCTCAACGATCCGGGCCGCGCCAGCTCGCACCTGATGATGGTGCTGGCGACGCAGCCGCGTCACCTGGAGGCCCTCGAGCGGCTGGCCACGCTGCACCTGCACGGGCGCAACTGGACGGGCGCGGTGGACTGCCTGCACAAGCTGTTGCAGCAGGAGCTGCCGGCCGATTCCCGCGCGCGCTTCACGCTGGAGCTGGCGCGCACGTATGACGAGGGCCTGGGGGACGCCGCCGCCGCCACGCCGCTGTACCGCCGCGCGCTGGAGCTGACGCCGGGCGACCCGGCGCTGGTGGACCGGTTGGTCGTGCTGTACGAGCGGGCGCGCAACCTGCCGGAGCTGGCGCAGATGCTGGAGGCCCAGGCGCAGACGACGGCCGCGTCGGATCCCCGGCGCGCGGCCGCGCTGCGCGTGCGCGTGGCGGAGCTGTACGCCGGCCCGCTCTCCGAGCCCGCGCGCGCCACCGCGCTCTACCGCGCGGTGGTGGACGGAGACGGCGCCAACCTGACGGCCCGCGCCGCGCTGGCGGGCCTCTACGCCCGCGACAACTCCTCCGTGCCGCTGGCCATCGAGGAGCACCGGCAGATCCTCCGCCAGGACCCCACCCGCGTGGACAGCCTGCATGCGCTGTTCAAGCTGTGGGAGGCCCAGAAGCAGCTCGACAAGGCGTTCTGCGTCGCCTCCATCCTCCAGTTCCTGCGCTCGGCGAACGAGGTGGAGATGGCCTTCTACACGGAGGGCCGCTCGCGCCTGTCGACGGAGCCCAAGGAGGGGCTGACCTCCACGGACGTGGACGCCGTCCTCATGCACCCGGCGGCCCGGGGCCCCCTGCTGGAGGTGCTGCGGGCCATGGGGGATCAGCTCGAGAAGATCTACCCCCCGAACTTCGACATCGTCGGCGTCAACCCGAAGGCGGACAAGCTCAAGCCGGACAGCGCCGTGTACAAGGCCATCCGCGCCGTGGCGCAGATCTTCGGCGTGGAGGAGTTCGACGCGTACCAGGCGCGGCGCGGCCTGACGGTGCTGGAGACGACCGAGCCCTTGTCGGTGTGCATCGGCCAGGACGTGGTGCGGCGCTTCAACGCGCGCGAGCAGAAGTTCCTGCTCGGTCGCGCGGCGATGGGCCTGCTCAACAAGGGCGCGGTGCTGGAGAAGCTGTCGCAGGGCGAGACGGCGGACCTCTTCGGCAACACCATCCGCATCCACGCGCAGCAGTTCGCCGCGCTGGGCCGGCGCAACGAGGAGACGGTGAAGCAGCTGCGCAAGGCGTTCTCGCGCAAGGCCATCAAGGCGCTGGAGGGGCCCGCGCTCGCGCTGGGGGACGTGCCCAAGCTGGAGCTGGCGCCCTGGCTGGACGCGCTGGACTTCTCGTCGGACCGCGCGGGCCTGCTGATGGCGGGCGACGTGTCCGTGGCCCTGGGCATGGTGCTGCGCGAGGACCCGAACTTCGCGGGCGTGCGGTTGGACACGCCGGACCCCATGCTGCAGGCCGTGCGCGAGGGCGAGCGGCTGCGCACGCTGCTCGCCTGGGCCTTCACCGACGACTTCTTCCGCCTGCGCCAGCGGCTGGGGCTGTCGCTGTAG